Genomic DNA from Nonomuraea rubra:
TGGCGGCCGAGGAGCTGATCGTGCCGGTCGAGACCAGCAGGGAGGGCCGCCGCCCGGAGCGCACCGTCTACGAGATCACCGACGAGGGCCTCCGGGAGCTGGCGACCAGGCTCCGCACGCTGCTGGAGAACCCGGGAGCCGAGCGCCGCACGTTCACCGCCGCCGTCTCCCTGATGGGCGTCCTGCCGGTGCCCGACGCGCTGCGGGCGCTGCGCACCAGGGCCGCGTCCATCGAAGGGTCGCTGGCCTCGATGAACGCCCACCTGAAGGCGCTGAAGGACGGCGGCCTGCCCGACGTCCTGATGATCGAGGTCGACTACGAACGGGCCCTGAGCGAGACCGAGCTGGCCTGGCTCAGGGACCTCATCGCCCGGCTGGAGTCGGGCGAGCTCGACTGGCCGAGCACCGTCAGACGGGAGCTCCTGGAAGGGGTGCTCGGCGAGCCCTGAGGTAAGAGCGGCTGCCAGGGTGCGCCAACACCCTGGCAGCCGGACATCCGAGAACAAGGCGCCTGCCCTGCCTGGAGTCGCACACCTCAGGATAGGCGCCGCGAGCACGAGGAGTTGCGCCATGTCCGAGATCCCCGCGTCCGAGGTCGCCGACCTGCTCGCCGGCCTCGCCGAAGCGTGGAACAGCGGCGATGCCGCCGCCTACGCCGCCGTCTTCACCGAGGACGCCGACTACATCACCTTCGACGGCACCCACACCCGCGGACGGGAGGCCATCGAGTCCATGCACCGCCGGCTCTTCGAGGGCCCGCTCAACGGCTCCACCATGTCCACCGGCGGCGAGTACACGGTCAAGCCGCTGGCCGACGGCGCCGTCCTGGTGGTTGTCGCCGGCGGCACCGCGGTGGACGGCCTGCAACGCGCCTCCACCGTCTCCTTCACCGCCGTCCGCACGCCCGGGGGCTGGCGCTTCGCCTCCTTCCAGAACACCCGGGTGGCGTCATGAGGAAGCTGATCACCGAGGTGGCCGGGGTCGTCGAGGCGCCCGCCTCCCGGGTGTGGGATGCCCTCGCCGAGGAACTGCTGCCCGACGGCCGCCGCTCCGGCCGGTTCACCGTGGAGGACGCGCCCGGGCACACCTCCACCGTGGAGGTGGCCGGTCACACCATCGCCATCCAGGGCGGATGGTGGTATCGCGGAGAGTGGAGCGTCGAGCCGCATCCTCAGGGGGCGCTGCTGGTGCACCGGGTGTTCAACGTGGCGCAGTGGCTGCGGTGGGCGGTGCCGCTGGCGAACCGGTTCTTCGCGGGGTTCGCCGAGACCACGCGGAAGGCGTTCACGGAACTGCTCACGAACGTGGGCCGCCGCGCTCGGGCGACGACCCGTCCGGCCTGAGGCCGCCGCGAGGGGTGTCGTCCGGGGTGAGGGCCTGCCCTCGCGTGCATGCTCGCGCGAGGGCGTCGGCCACCTCCGCCGCCGCGGCGAAGCACCCGTGGAGCGAGCCGCCGTTGTCCCCCGCGTCCCCGAGCACGTGCACCCCCAGGCGGGGCCGCCGGTCCGCGAGCAGGTCGGCGAGCAGCCCGGGACGCGGGACGACACCGTGGGAGACCAGCAGCGGGCCCGGCGCGGGCAGCCATTCCGCCTGGCCACCGGAGCGTACGAGCAGGCGGTCGGGCTCGATGGCCGAGACCGTGGACTCCAGCAGGATGCGGACCTTCGGGTTCTCCATGAGCCGCGGCACCATGAGGATCTTGGCGCGGCGGCCGACGTCCGGGGCGAGGGCCGGCTGCGG
This window encodes:
- a CDS encoding PadR family transcriptional regulator; the protein is MARRPDLVGLTVLAMLSVRASHPYELHRFIVDTHKDYVTGLPRSLYHAVERLAAEELIVPVETSREGRRPERTVYEITDEGLRELATRLRTLLENPGAERRTFTAAVSLMGVLPVPDALRALRTRAASIEGSLASMNAHLKALKDGGLPDVLMIEVDYERALSETELAWLRDLIARLESGELDWPSTVRRELLEGVLGEP
- a CDS encoding SgcJ/EcaC family oxidoreductase; this encodes MSEIPASEVADLLAGLAEAWNSGDAAAYAAVFTEDADYITFDGTHTRGREAIESMHRRLFEGPLNGSTMSTGGEYTVKPLADGAVLVVVAGGTAVDGLQRASTVSFTAVRTPGGWRFASFQNTRVAS